The Juglans microcarpa x Juglans regia isolate MS1-56 chromosome 2D, Jm3101_v1.0, whole genome shotgun sequence DNA window AAACCAACTTTAAATTGCTCTCTCTCTAGGACGTACTCTCTCTCTacctttgtctctctctctctctctcttggatGTTGCCTCTCTTTCTACCAAGCTCTCCACCGTCTCCcatctctaaaaaaattcacaCTCGGACATTGCACTCAAACACTAATCTACACGTTTGAACATCAAATTTTCAGAATGACGCCTAGCTTCAGCCCACTTTATTTCATCCATTATCCTTTCAAATGCTTTATGATTTCGTTTGAACTATAAAATTTGAACATTCCTCAACACATTCTCCTAAATGTAGgcaaataaataagaaatatttttcccGCATACGGGATCTTGTCTCACTAACCTTGGAGATTCTGTTGAATGGTTCAATATCCCATTTGAacatttttggcattttgttggAATATATTTATAAGCCATTTGATTCTAAAAATTTTGCGTTCGAACACTcatttatttgttcgaacgtgaaattttgaaaatgtcgCTTAGCTTCAACACACTTTATTTTAATCCAAAAACCATTTAGTTGGTTAATATactatttaaatgtaaataatcaaaatgattatgaaCATATCCAAAACGTATGTCCTCGTGTGTGGGAAAGTTTCCCGCATGTATTCGAATGCCATACGAACCTCGTTCGAATGTCTATTTATAACATTAGTAATTAGAGTTAGCATATAAATGTACTATACTATAACTAGTATTGTTATGTTATAATAGAATTAGTATAATATAACTActataatataactataatttaccttactatttataataatactatatatacaattatagcTAGTATAAATAACTAgtatattataagtatattatgttatattatattatattatagtataatataaatatattaaactataatataaaatatatatgaaattagagTATAAACTGTTCAAACAATGTATACACTTGTTCGAACATACCTGACTCCTCTATCTTTCAAATGCTCACAATTTGTTCAAAAGTAATTAGTTACAAATTCGATCAACGTATACATCTGCATCCTCGACACAAATGAATCGTCCTAGTTTATTCTGGAAGCTTCATACATCTAAGGTTTGAATGAgataatttttgttcgaattgataaaatatttatttatcatgtTCAAACAATATAACATCAAGTTCAAATGTACCTAGATTCTTAACATTCTTATGGTAATATTTTGTAACGTATTATGCAAGCTTCATGAAACATTTGTTCAAACGGTCAAGTTCGGTTCAAATATCTGAATTAATTGTTATAAACGGTTTGAACTTAAAATGACTAGTTCGGACTTGATTGTTTCAAGGCATAAGACCCAGTTTTCAATTTGAACGGTGGTTTTTTCTGGAACCTTCATGCATCTACGGTTTGAACgggataatttttgtttgaattgatAAAACATTTCTATATCCCGCTCGAACGATATAACATCAGGTTCGAATGCACCTAGGTCGTTGACATTCTTACAGTGATAGTTTGTAACATATTATGCAAGTTTCATGAAACATTTATTCGAACAATCAAGTTAGAGATAACAATATGTGACACAATCCGTTAACCCAACACAAACATGACACAATAATAATGGGTTTGGGTTTAGATGTAACGGATTCAGATCAAAACGTGTTGACTCATTAAGACACAATTACTTAACAGGCTGATAATAGGCCAATCTGTTTTGACCTGTTATGATccattaagaaagttaaagtttcaattatacccttatacctaaaagtaaaattgttgagattttaatttcaatatttttattgtttggatcaaaatttggacttgtagttatttttatattttttaatagatattgtgtctttaatatttatatcaaattatgctaaacttaatcaggtcaaacgggttaatttcGGATCTGTccaacccatttatataaatgggttaAAACGGGCCGGGTCATGTCGTGCTAACCTGTTTTATAGTATTCAATAATGGGTCAAAATAGGTCTTGTCATATcaacccgttatgttaatgggtcatGTTAGGGCTTGAGATTTTGATACGATAAGTTTAATGAGTCGTATTCGGGTCAacttatatagtataatatacatgttttgATACGACACAAATACGatccgttaacacgatttgaaaCCCCTAAGTCAAGTTCAGTTTGAACACCTGAACTAATTGTAAGAAACAGTTCGAACGTGACTGTTTCGAGGCATAAGACCTAGTTTTCAATTCGAACTGTTCATTTTCACTAATACCGATCGAAGCCACCACTGTCATTCACCACTACTCTCCACCGTAGACTGACCATTGGCTGCCGTCTAAGAGGTTTGGCCCACCATCCTTTGCTCTATAGGCTTGAaactaggacaaaatgagtgtTAAAAATGGAATTCAGATTTTGAATCCAATCTGACCCCCTTTTGGTGTTTTCTGGCTGCCACACATGGCATCTATGAGGATTTGTATGCTTAATACCAACGATTCTTGATGAATCAATTGTTTTTATGTTCAGTTTTGAGTCAACTTAGCCATGGATGTTCATGGGTTTGCTCATTCGAACAGTTTCAAAGTTGTTCAATTAGTTTTTTTGccaaactaatatattttcagTTCGAACGTGGCACCACACGTTTGAAATTAAAGAACTAAGGTCAAATATTCATTTGAATCAATTTGACTTAGTTTGAATAGATAAACATTAGTTTGAATGGTATCTCATACAAGGTTCATGGCCATATCATGATATTGTTTGaactaatatttatttgttcgaatgaatttaaattgtttgaataggGACTCATAATTGTTCGAAAGGTTTTATTTATCGTTTGAATAGGCTATCTGGTAGTTTGAGCTGCATATTTTCTATTCGACCAATACTTagtataacataattataactttctatttttatttaaattagttgttattttttttataaacagtgAATTAATGGCATATGTTAGAAGAAAACGTGGGAGGGAGGGACACCTAGTGGTGAAGCTAGTGAGCTGACGAGGCCAATATCGGTTGAGCAAGAGATCATTATAGAAGACTTTCAAAATTTTACTTGGGATGGAAGGAGTCTGTTTTCTATAATTAGCGATAGAGGATGAAACCCAATTTGTGAGCAGAGGGAGGTGGCCTATCTTGATATGGTTGTTGAGTTTTATCGGGCCATATTAGAGATGGGGACTGATGAGGACTCCTTCTTGTTCATTATTCAGGGAATCAATATTACTATCTCAGCAGACAGTATCGCTGAGTTTCTAAGGATCCTCCATATGGTGGGTGCATACCCTGCACAACAACTGGCTATAGAGACAAATTGTGATGATGCCATTAAGGATAAGGCTCCAGTAGACGACGGTCCAAAGCATGATGAGGTTCGTCTGTTGATGCATGACGATTCAACTCCTCCATATAATGGCAGCAAGGTGATCAAACATGTTGATTGTCGAGCATTTCTTCGCATGCTAAATTTGATTGTCTCGCATAATATTGAtttgagaaaacaaaatgaTGATTTCGACATCGAACAAGCTTGATTTATGTTATGGATAGTACAAGGAGAGCCAATTGATCTGCTTGTATACTTCCTCATCCGCATCCGTTCTAAGTCACAGTATTTGATTGAAGGTAGTCTACCATATACATTGATGATCTCTAACCTCTTAGTTAGTTTGGAGGTTGATGTACGAATGATTGAGCTGAGACAAACACAGATTGGGCTACTTAACAATATCACTTTTAGCAAGAGCGAGCGCCACTTGCAGAAGGCTTGCATTAATGTTGCAGCGGCATAAGGTACTGGCTTGGAGCGTGATCTAGCTTTTACGGATGCCAGTGTTGATACAGAGGCTACAGGGACTACCATTAGGGAGATGCGATCCCTGCTCGAGGACCATCGTCCACTTCTGATTCAGGACATGGAGAGGATCGTGGAGAGGATCACTGTGCCCATCATGGTTCGACTACAAGAGGATGAGGGACGTATTACTGTGATGTGGGAGGATCTGGATAATCTTACATAATAATGTTATTTTGTATcaactcaaataatatttatttttaaaatatttgaatgtctcccaaaaaatttctataACTAAATTTATATCAATTGTCTACACCACAATTTGAACGAATCTTATTAGCATTCAAACAATTTATAaatccgttcgaacgtaaaatgacCATTCAAACAGGATAACAACCATTCctgctaaatttatttataactttccACTAAAAAAATCGTTTGAATGATTGCTACGTCATTCGAATAGAAAATTACATACTCTCGAATGGTCTCAAAACCGGTTCGAACGAAAAAATCTCACGTTCAAACGGTTTCTAACTTTCGCCAGCCACAATTGTATATACTTTCCCACCAAAACTATTATTCGAATAGTTATGTCAACATTCGAATGTGAAATACCATACTGTTCAAACTTGTTTTAGAATGTTTGAacggttttattttttgagacgCTATATTTCATTCAAGAACTCTAGTTTGAACAAACGTGTAAAAACAGCTTCCATGTTTTaggataaaatataattttcatctccaATAACTATTTTTAAGGACAAAATTTAAGTCATCCCTAAATTagtccctaaaagtcaaatttcttgtagtgacttcATGTATGATATATATCTTTTGAACGCCCATGATCACAATGATAATAGTTGCCCCACATTAATTATAAAGATAATTTCTTTCAACTAAATGTGGTGCTTTTGCAActatatatcattattaatatatatcttttaagaGTGGCATGTTTTACTCAAGGGTGTgatgttttttttatgatcataaaaaatatttgtgatgatTTTTGTCCTTGTGAAAAGTCTTATTTCTTGTTGTGCAGAACAATTTAAATGAGTTCCCAAAAATTTACCTAGGTTTTATATTAGAAAAAGAATGTGTAGAAACCTaaatttgaagagaaaaagGCCCCTAGAAAtccagtgtatatatataaaaagtcttCAAATATAGAATTAATATCAAGGTTCAGATGACATagtgtgaaatcaccacttatttcaaaagtttaaacttacGACaagatgtagatttaattatttgttttatatacTTAGCACTCTCCCTTACGTATAGGCTAAACTCTCCctcaatgaataaattcaacacatagaatatttaattaaatgggatacAGTGTAgagtcaaaatttgaactcaacatttatattttgataccatgtgaaattactatggaatttaattattttgataccATAGAAGACTTAGctcatgtattatttttttgtccttCCATTTATGAATACTTGTTGGGAAAGTTTTCTACCTTGCAACATATGAATCAGTTTACTTCTTTCATGTCCACTGCAATGCATGTATTTTCAGAAAGAAGACTTATTTGACTTTGTTCTGATGGCTTGGAGTTTCTGGCATAGGAAAAACAAGATGATCTATGAGCAAATCAATTTACCACCTCTGTAAATAATAGAGTTGGCTTTTTCAAAGAAGGTCATGTAGGTTTATTGGTTGGAGCAACTGATTAATTCCAAAAAAGTGAATTATAGGTGGTCTCCTCCACCAACTGATTGGTTTAAACTCAATTATGATGGAGCCTTATTCTTTGACCACAATAAAACTGGTATTGGTGCAATTTTTAAAGATTCCTATGATTCTGTTATCATGGCTCTAAATAGAGGGGAAGAAGAATTTCTTGAACCATAAATTGTGGAAGCTGTAGCCTGTTTTGAGGGGATTGCAATTTTGTCTAAACATTGGCATCCAAAACCTTATGATTGAATGTGATTGCAAGCATTTGGTTGAGGAAGTTAATCGTGAAGCTGATTCTTTTACAGTTATGAGAACTGTTATTGCTGAATCAAACGATTAAACAGGGCTTTAGGAATTGCAAGATATAGCATGGTGGTAGACTTTCTAATGTTGTTGCTCATCATCTGGCCAGACATGCATGGACTAATTCACAAATGTAGCTGTGGTGGCACTTTGTTCCTGCTTTTATTGAACATGTTATTTATGTTGATCAGTTATCTTGTACTCAGATTTAAGGTCTTTAATACCTCTTTGCAATGAATTTCAAACtttctatcaaaaaaagaaattatttattttatattcttaacacaCCGTAGACACTAACAATAAATATGATAGCCTAAGAGTGAGTGATTATCTACCAACGGCTAGCTTTGCATTTTTGCTGCatatgaaaacttttttttttcctatatgaATCATTTATAGAAAATTGTTATTCATCAACCCCATACACCTCagactatattatttttttttctcttatcaaatatgtgttatatggatgatgagtggAATACAAAGAAAGACAATATTAGATGCAGTAGGGATAAAGGAATCTTATAGCATTGTAAATTTATGTACCAATAGCATCTGAGTTATAAGTAATTACTTAGTGTTTGGCAGTTGATGATAGAGTTCAGGACAAATGCATTTCGATGGCTTCGGCATGTGATTGCTGTGCGTAGAGATGCTAGGAAGATACTGATCACATTCTCTCCTCAGGTGAGGTAGCTGCTGAGATTTGGCATCGGGCTAGTCTGATGTTGGGGACTCCTTTTCACCGGCTCATTCCCTAGAAAAACAAAGTCACAAGCTGGTTTTCCTATTCCAGAAAATCATCTATCAAAGGTATTTTAATTAGAGTGATGTCGTGTATGATTAAATGGTGCTTATGGAATAGAAGATGCAAAGCAAGAATGAAGGGTGTGCAACAAAATGTGGAACATATTTGGAGACAAGTTAGGTACTGGGTGAGTGCTATTGCAGAGAATTCAAGTGCCTTACGGAAGCTGATGCTGCCAAATATGGATATTGTGCGGGAACTCCAACTTCTGAATAGTCTTATTTGCGCCAAGCCAAGTAAATCCATTTCATGGGTTAAGCCTCCTTCCGGTTGGATCAAACTGAATTGTGATGGTAGTTGTAGGGGCAATCCGGGTAACTAGGAAGTGGAGGTATTATTCGAGATTGTCGTGGCAGGGCGATAACGGCTTTCTCTAGTCATTTTTGACAAGGCACGAATAATAGCGCGGAGTTAAAAGCAATCCTAGAAGGAATCCATTTGTGCAAACAACTTGGCTATTGTAATGTGATAATTGAAAATGATTCGCGCATTGTCGTGGATTGGCTTCGGAAAGGTATATGCACCTTATGGTATCTTTAAGATTTTTGAGAGGATCTCGTGGCGGCATTAGAAGGGGTGGCTTTCATGGTGCTTTATCAATATAGGAAAAGTAATAGTGTGACTGATTTTCTTACTAGAGAGTGAGAAACGGGCAAGAACGTGATTTACGAAGAGCGGCATTCTCTACCTCATTATCTTAAGGGGATTCTTTGTGTGGATAGGTGGAGTCTTCCTTCCTTTTGAAAATAGGCTTGTTTCGTTAGTATTTTGTTCCTATTTTGGTTTTGCAGGTTTGCGGCTTTCCTAGACTTGAGCTTAGGCTTGTTTTAGAGTggtttgtatttctttttcaatgctAGTTTTGACTCGCTGCTGATAGGCGGGTTTAGATCGGtcttggtttgttttttttgggtggCCTTGGTCGGTTTAGTTCTTGGAGGGTTTGTCATCTTCCAAATGTTTGATTTGTTACCAcagtatttttttatcaaaagtgaggccattttttaaaaaattgggaTGAGACGGACCACGTTATGAgtggttatttttatttagaaaaaaaaaaaaaaaaaaaaaaaagtaatttccTAGTGGCTTGCTGCTACGGTTGGGCTAGCTGAACATAGGTGCCTCAGTGATCATCCGAGGTTAGGGTCAGCAATCTTCCACGACACAAGCTATTCTATCCCCATCCCCTATCTTTCCCAACTAAGCACTGACAGAAATTGCTAAAATAGAAAGGGAACAAAAACGAAGTGGCATTGCAGAACCTTTCATTGCGCTCTCTATACCCATGGCTACCCTCACTCTCCCAAAGCACTCTATTCTCTCTCTGCTACCCACCCAAAGTCCCACACACCCATTGTCTCACAACTTCCCAATACTCTCCAAGTCATCACAATCTCAGTTTTATGGCCTCCAGGTCTCTTATTCTTCCTCTCTTTCAATCCCCTCATTTTCTTCGATGAAGGGTTCCATTTCTGCCAAGGTACATTACTCAAaacatatgaaattttgtgccaGAGTTGGTCTTTCTGTAAAGGGTTGAAACATTTTTGGTTATTACTCACGagtgtgtgtttgtttgtgtgtgtgtgtgtgtctttaCAGGTGAACAAAGGTACGGTCCCACCATCGTTCACATTGAAAGATCAGGATGGAAGGAATGTGAGTCTCTCCAAATTCAAAGGCAAGCCAGTGGTTGTCTATTTCTACCCTGCAGATGAGACCCCTGGCTGCACAAAACAGGTCCTTCCATAgcaatatctttttttcttttttatcttgcATATTAAATTTTGCCAGGTCCAAGTTAGCAATCTGGAATGACATTCCCTAAGTTATAAAAGGTTATACTTGTGCCCCTAAAATCAATGTAAGTGCCATGGTTAATGGCTTTGCTCGTGGATTCCTGCTCCAGAATCAGGCGCATGTTTAGATTGAAAAGGTTATTTGTCAGTTTCTCGCAAGTAATCACTCGAAGTCTCAAATAGGAGCATTCAGGTTATGCAGGGCCTAACAAATTGATATTCGGACAGGCTTGTGCTTTCAGGGATTCTTACGAGAAATTTAAGAAAGCAGGCGCTGAGGTTGTTGGGATTAGTGGTGATGATTCATCGTCTCACAAGGTAATACAGAAACTTTACCTGTATAGAATAGTTTTAACACTGGAAGAATCCTGTTTGCCCTTTTCTGATacttgaaacacaaattacaatGAGACTTCGACTGGGAAACATGCATAAAAGTCGTATGGTAgctctgtattttttttagtggatTCTGCAATAAGCGGAATGGACCCATCTTTAGTCATGTTGCGATGACAGGAGAATAAGCACCTGGCCTGTAAAATTGTTTTGGTCAAGCTTTTGCAAATTCAAAACTAAAAGCTTTTAAAATTACATATCTTATCCCACCATCATTACCCTTGAGTTTTTGTGATATTAAGCAGTTTTTCATCTTGCTTAAAGTTgacaaaaaaaagttaattaaatGTTTGTAGGCTTTTGCAAAGAAATATAGGCTTCCTTTCACTTTGCTTAGTGACGAGGGAAATAAGGTGAGGAAAGATTGGGGAGTGCCTGCAGATCTGTTTGGAACACTGCCTGGGAGACAGACTTACGTTCTTGACAAGAAAGGGGTGGTTCAGCTCGTCTACAACAACCAGTTTCAACCCGAAAAACATATCGATGAGACCTTGAAACTACTTCAAAGTCTTTGATGAGcttcttcttttccctttttattatgTGTCTCGGACTTGCAGCAATAATACTTCTTCTATGATTCAGAGTCCTATGTAATTACTTTAGCTGTTAGCCAGATTTGGACCCATCATTCTATCAGGTGAGAAGCTGATCGTCAGTTCCGCTCTAGaacatcaaaatatttagacatttttttaaagaatgagaAATGAAGTATTGATGCCTCTTGTTACCGGTGAGACTTCagttgtttgcattgtgaaatTCTATGTTCAATAGATAATGTAGCCACCCACAATGGTTTTCAAGCGGGTTATATTTGATGTGTCG harbors:
- the LOC121250850 gene encoding peroxiredoxin Q, chloroplastic-like; its protein translation is MATLTLPKHSILSLLPTQSPTHPLSHNFPILSKSSQSQFYGLQVSYSSSLSIPSFSSMKGSISAKVNKGTVPPSFTLKDQDGRNVSLSKFKGKPVVVYFYPADETPGCTKQACAFRDSYEKFKKAGAEVVGISGDDSSSHKAFAKKYRLPFTLLSDEGNKVRKDWGVPADLFGTLPGRQTYVLDKKGVVQLVYNNQFQPEKHIDETLKLLQSL